Proteins encoded within one genomic window of Nordella sp. HKS 07:
- a CDS encoding YnfA family protein: MINIAAYAGAAIAEIAGCFAFWAWLRMGKSALWLLPGLASLALFAYLLTLVDSAAAGRAYAAYGGVYIVAAIVWLWIAEGVQPDRWDITGSLVCLAGAAIILLGPRS; this comes from the coding sequence ATGATAAATATAGCGGCCTATGCAGGAGCAGCCATCGCCGAGATCGCGGGTTGCTTCGCGTTCTGGGCATGGCTTCGGATGGGGAAATCGGCCTTGTGGCTTTTACCGGGCCTCGCTTCGCTTGCCCTGTTCGCCTATCTGCTGACGCTGGTCGACAGCGCCGCGGCGGGCCGGGCCTATGCCGCCTATGGCGGGGTCTACATCGTCGCGGCCATAGTATGGCTGTGGATCGCAGAAGGCGTTCAGCCTGATCGCTGGGACATCACCGGATCTCTGGTCTGCCTCGCAGGCGCGGCAATCATCCTGCTTGGGCCTCGAAGCTGA
- a CDS encoding sorbosone dehydrogenase family protein codes for MIKKLAFILSCTATCCITPALAQDTNLEKLGGFKTTGTPMMEPIPQTGDNAEALKAIVAKIKVPDGFKINLYAIVPDARHMAVGPQGVVTFVGTRKELVYSMTDRNKDRVADDVKVFAPSVKMAVPNGVCFSRDGHLYLAEQNRVLWFPAAEFFYEGPDVAAFAIVKQGELIPASDESFNHTARTCRVGPDGRLYITIGQPFNVPAPEVLPEFERLGIGGIMSMKQDGTDRKIHSRGMRNPLGLDFNPKDKSLWVNDNQVDGMGDTIPPGEMNRVTGPGQNFGFPWYGGGKVRTVEYKDAQVPEGVVFPQVEQDAHAADLGLSFYTGRQFPEKYRGGIFSTQHGSWNRVDPVGARVLFTALKADGTADKTEVFADGWLNENGEYLGRPVDVQMLNDGSLLVSDDLAGAVWRISYDN; via the coding sequence GTGATCAAGAAACTTGCTTTCATTCTGTCATGCACCGCCACCTGTTGCATTACCCCTGCCTTGGCGCAGGACACCAATCTCGAGAAGCTTGGCGGCTTCAAGACGACCGGCACACCGATGATGGAGCCCATCCCGCAGACGGGGGACAACGCCGAGGCCCTCAAGGCCATCGTCGCCAAAATCAAGGTCCCGGACGGCTTCAAGATCAATCTCTATGCCATTGTTCCGGACGCGCGGCATATGGCCGTCGGGCCGCAGGGCGTGGTGACATTCGTCGGCACCCGCAAGGAGCTGGTCTATTCGATGACCGACCGCAACAAGGACCGCGTCGCCGACGATGTGAAGGTCTTCGCGCCTTCGGTCAAAATGGCGGTCCCGAACGGCGTCTGTTTCTCCAGGGACGGCCACCTTTATCTCGCCGAACAGAATCGCGTTTTGTGGTTCCCCGCCGCCGAGTTTTTCTATGAAGGCCCGGATGTCGCGGCCTTTGCCATCGTCAAGCAGGGCGAACTGATACCCGCATCCGATGAGAGCTTCAATCACACCGCGCGCACCTGCCGCGTAGGGCCGGATGGCCGCCTCTATATTACGATCGGCCAGCCCTTCAATGTGCCGGCGCCTGAAGTATTGCCGGAATTCGAGAGGCTGGGCATCGGCGGCATCATGAGCATGAAGCAGGACGGCACCGACCGCAAAATCCATTCGCGCGGCATGCGCAACCCGCTCGGCCTCGATTTCAACCCGAAGGACAAGTCGCTCTGGGTGAATGATAATCAGGTCGACGGCATGGGCGACACCATCCCGCCGGGCGAAATGAACCGCGTGACCGGGCCGGGGCAGAATTTCGGCTTCCCCTGGTATGGCGGGGGCAAGGTCCGCACCGTCGAGTACAAGGACGCGCAGGTGCCCGAAGGCGTGGTCTTCCCACAGGTCGAGCAGGACGCGCACGCGGCCGACCTCGGCCTGTCCTTCTATACCGGCAGGCAGTTCCCCGAAAAATACCGGGGCGGCATCTTCTCGACCCAGCACGGGTCCTGGAACCGCGTCGACCCGGTGGGCGCCCGGGTCTTGTTCACTGCGCTGAAGGCGGATGGCACCGCGGACAAGACGGAAGTGTTCGCCGACGGCTGGCTGAACGAGAATGGCGAGTATCTCGGCCGACCGGTCGATGTTCAGATGCTCAACGATGGCTCGCTGCTGGTATCCGACGATTTGGCTGGAGCGGTCTGGCGAATTTCCTACGACAATTAG
- a CDS encoding cytochrome c encodes MRGLIVGLAALCAGPVVAEAAGDAVLGKKVMLKCQVCHGKDGLAKLPDAPNIAGQKETYLVKALRAFKAGERKNEQMTIVIKGLSDEDIANVAAYYSSIKITVQVPP; translated from the coding sequence GTGCGCGGTTTGATCGTGGGCCTGGCCGCTCTCTGCGCCGGCCCGGTTGTTGCCGAGGCGGCCGGCGATGCCGTTCTGGGCAAGAAAGTCATGCTGAAGTGCCAAGTTTGCCATGGCAAGGACGGCCTCGCCAAGCTGCCCGACGCGCCGAACATCGCCGGGCAGAAGGAGACCTATCTCGTGAAGGCTCTCAGAGCCTTCAAGGCCGGCGAGCGCAAGAACGAGCAGATGACGATCGTGATCAAGGGCTTGAGCGATGAGGATATAGCGAATGTCGCCGCCTATTATTCATCGATCAAGATCACCGTCCAAGTTCCGCCGTGA
- a CDS encoding aspartate aminotransferase family protein produces the protein MTGQSRFERATHEMLAKTKKCQAMTGDRESILFSGMRANLYLPHPIYIDSGEGATITDIDGNTYIDTCMGFGVSVLGHRHPDVAAAISRISESGWHFGIHSEEQLPLARLLQDAIPCAERILFCNTGSEATGYAMRAARAFTGKEKIGIFDGYWHGMHDYCMVAPTAVDSRDRPSGVAISTGVPKAIHELTVPLPYRNPSALDIIRANKDELAMVIIEPVQHSNPQREVRDYLRSVQEVCRECNVLFALDEMVTGFRLAYGGGQEYFDIKPDFATLGKACGGGLPIGVIAGREDFMRMFLPKSGEQGVFTGGTFTGNPLSMAAGTAAVRYYAEHPEIYTHMAAQGDRLTTRFNEFATRHNMAVQMSNVGSMFHIYFQSGPVRSSFDIDEKPMELARQAFLMHTLNLGVLISGGNRYYLSAAHSEKVVDRMIDIFHESLALVREDGLF, from the coding sequence ATGACGGGACAATCACGCTTCGAACGGGCAACTCATGAAATGCTGGCCAAGACAAAGAAGTGTCAGGCCATGACCGGTGATCGGGAGAGCATCCTGTTCTCCGGCATGCGTGCCAATCTCTATTTGCCGCATCCCATCTACATCGACTCCGGCGAGGGTGCGACCATTACCGATATCGACGGCAACACCTACATAGATACGTGCATGGGGTTCGGTGTTTCCGTCCTGGGTCATCGCCACCCGGATGTCGCGGCGGCGATCTCCAGGATCTCTGAATCGGGATGGCATTTCGGCATTCACTCGGAAGAGCAGCTTCCCCTCGCACGGCTTTTGCAGGACGCCATTCCGTGCGCCGAGCGCATCTTGTTCTGCAACACGGGGTCCGAGGCGACCGGCTATGCGATGCGCGCCGCGCGTGCTTTCACCGGAAAGGAAAAAATCGGAATATTCGATGGCTATTGGCACGGCATGCATGATTACTGCATGGTTGCCCCGACTGCTGTCGACTCCCGTGACCGGCCGTCCGGCGTGGCGATCAGCACTGGTGTCCCGAAGGCAATTCACGAACTCACCGTTCCCCTCCCCTATCGCAATCCCAGTGCGCTCGACATCATCCGCGCCAACAAGGATGAGCTGGCGATGGTGATCATAGAGCCGGTCCAGCATTCGAACCCTCAGCGCGAGGTGCGCGACTATCTCAGATCCGTCCAGGAGGTTTGCCGCGAGTGCAACGTCCTGTTCGCTCTGGACGAGATGGTCACCGGCTTCCGCCTCGCTTATGGCGGCGGTCAGGAATATTTCGATATCAAACCGGATTTCGCGACACTTGGCAAAGCCTGCGGCGGCGGATTGCCGATCGGCGTCATCGCCGGGCGGGAGGATTTCATGCGTATGTTCCTTCCCAAGTCCGGTGAACAGGGTGTGTTCACCGGCGGCACGTTCACCGGCAACCCGCTATCGATGGCGGCGGGAACCGCGGCGGTCCGCTATTATGCCGAGCACCCGGAGATCTACACTCATATGGCGGCGCAGGGCGACCGCCTGACCACGCGTTTCAATGAATTCGCGACGCGCCACAACATGGCGGTCCAGATGAGCAATGTCGGCTCGATGTTTCATATTTATTTTCAAAGCGGCCCGGTTCGCAGCAGCTTCGACATCGACGAGAAGCCCATGGAACTGGCGCGGCAGGCCTTTCTGATGCACACCCTCAATCTTGGCGTCCTGATTTCGGGCGGCAACCGCTACTATCTCTCCGCCGCACATTCGGAGAAAGTCGTCGACCGGATGATCGACATCTTTCACGAGTCGCTTGCTCTGGTTCGCGAAGACGGTCTGTTTTAG
- a CDS encoding mandelate racemase/muconate lactonizing enzyme family protein, translating into MKVVKLEVFPVRVPYKRVEASSLINRGGITDVIVKITSDDGVVGWGECTRAADTAGIESAVRNMAPLVIGRDPWDKEQIHRDLAIYAVWAFQPMTGNFAFAGIDTALWDLCGKAAGQPIYRMLGGAMRNEVDYYYYMEWGSPDDIARQGKDGVKKGYKAYYIKVGVDEKREEEMLEALRDSIGPEGRIRIDVNQAWTMPQAVRLLTRWQVRFDLDFVEAPVRIDPVENMLDLRQRVSTPFCVNEGLWREADAYRVIKSRCGDYLCYSQYWVGSLGRWHTLNHVSHLEGWQVLKHTHGELGLTAAAGHHVMLACPNAALGSQQTAQIMEDDILTERIPIVDKPSWGRIDKPGLGVEVDEDKLMFFHEAYRKHGEFPTYSGKLAQITS; encoded by the coding sequence ATGAAAGTCGTCAAGCTCGAGGTCTTTCCGGTCCGCGTACCCTATAAGCGCGTAGAGGCGAGTTCGCTGATCAACCGGGGTGGCATCACCGACGTGATCGTCAAAATCACTTCCGACGATGGGGTGGTGGGCTGGGGCGAATGCACCAGGGCCGCCGATACTGCTGGGATCGAAAGCGCCGTGCGCAACATGGCGCCGCTGGTGATTGGCCGCGACCCCTGGGATAAGGAGCAGATTCACCGGGATCTTGCCATCTACGCCGTTTGGGCCTTTCAGCCGATGACCGGCAACTTCGCCTTTGCCGGAATCGACACGGCCCTCTGGGATTTATGCGGCAAGGCGGCGGGCCAGCCGATTTACAGGATGCTGGGCGGGGCCATGCGCAATGAGGTGGATTATTACTACTACATGGAGTGGGGCAGCCCGGATGACATCGCTCGCCAAGGCAAGGACGGCGTGAAGAAAGGCTACAAGGCTTATTATATCAAAGTTGGCGTGGATGAAAAAAGGGAAGAGGAGATGCTGGAGGCATTGCGCGACTCGATCGGTCCCGAAGGCAGGATTCGCATCGACGTCAACCAAGCCTGGACCATGCCACAGGCAGTGCGGTTGCTCACCCGCTGGCAGGTACGCTTCGATCTGGACTTCGTTGAAGCTCCAGTGAGGATCGATCCGGTCGAGAACATGCTCGACCTCAGGCAACGGGTCTCGACCCCTTTTTGCGTCAACGAAGGCCTGTGGCGCGAGGCGGATGCCTATCGCGTCATCAAAAGCCGCTGTGGCGACTATCTTTGCTACAGTCAGTACTGGGTGGGTTCGCTCGGGCGCTGGCACACGCTCAATCACGTAAGCCACTTGGAAGGCTGGCAGGTTCTGAAGCACACCCATGGCGAACTCGGCCTCACGGCGGCAGCGGGTCACCACGTGATGCTCGCCTGCCCCAATGCCGCTCTGGGCAGCCAGCAGACGGCGCAAATCATGGAGGACGACATCCTCACCGAGCGCATTCCCATTGTCGACAAGCCGTCCTGGGGCCGTATCGACAAGCCGGGCCTGGGCGTTGAGGTCGATGAGGACAAGCTGATGTTCTTCCACGAGGCTTACCGCAAGCACGGAGAATTCCCTACCTATTCCGGTAAGCTGGCACAAATTACGTCTTAG
- a CDS encoding amino acid ABC transporter permease: protein MLQLPEIYAEHIHRWLPELLYYSLTTIKIAIFSFILAVVFGIFVALCRTSRIKLVSTLAMGFIEIARGLPIVVMLYIVYFVPPQLFPGLDWTWFTDFAGAVLGLGLHGGAILAEVFRSGIEALHKGQREAALSLGMTPAKAMFYIILPQAARIVLPPVANYAIGLLKDTSLCTLIGVNEIMNGAKSIAFADYQPMAVFVLVAAIYFAMSYPLSLLVRAMERRLRIAT, encoded by the coding sequence ATGCTTCAGCTTCCCGAAATCTACGCTGAGCACATCCACCGCTGGTTGCCGGAACTCTTGTATTATTCGCTGACCACCATCAAGATCGCCATCTTCTCTTTCATTCTCGCAGTGGTGTTTGGCATTTTCGTCGCTCTCTGCCGCACATCACGCATCAAATTGGTCAGCACCCTGGCGATGGGTTTCATCGAAATTGCTCGTGGGCTGCCGATCGTGGTGATGCTCTATATTGTCTATTTTGTGCCGCCGCAACTCTTCCCCGGCCTCGACTGGACATGGTTCACCGATTTCGCCGGTGCCGTTCTTGGCCTCGGCCTCCATGGCGGCGCCATACTTGCCGAGGTGTTCCGCTCCGGAATCGAGGCCCTGCACAAGGGCCAGCGCGAGGCCGCACTCTCGCTCGGCATGACACCCGCCAAGGCCATGTTCTATATCATCCTGCCACAGGCCGCCCGCATCGTGCTGCCGCCGGTGGCGAACTATGCTATCGGCCTTCTGAAGGATACCTCGCTTTGCACTCTGATAGGTGTCAACGAGATCATGAATGGCGCCAAGAGCATCGCCTTCGCAGACTATCAGCCGATGGCCGTCTTCGTGCTGGTCGCCGCTATTTATTTTGCAATGAGTTACCCACTTTCGCTGCTCGTCCGGGCTATGGAGCGGCGGCTGCGCATTGCCACCTAG
- a CDS encoding amino acid ABC transporter permease, producing MNFFQIIEAKGWYFFTTLLSGWPATLIVAAGALVFALVFGLVIALLRISTWKLLRWAATAYVEFFRGTPALVQLFVIYFGFPDVGYQPTPFEAAILGLGMNGAAYLSEIYRAGIESIHRGQMEAALSLGMTPTRAMRYIVLPQAIRTMLPPMTNFAIVLLKDTAIVFAVGVLEVMALARQLVTETLQSAPIYLMAGAMYLCVTIPMARLAARLERQRQAWQ from the coding sequence ATGAACTTCTTCCAGATTATCGAGGCCAAGGGTTGGTACTTCTTTACCACGCTGCTGAGCGGCTGGCCAGCAACCCTCATCGTCGCGGCGGGCGCTCTAGTCTTCGCGCTGGTATTCGGTCTTGTCATCGCGCTGCTGCGCATTTCGACGTGGAAGCTTCTGCGCTGGGCCGCCACCGCCTATGTGGAATTTTTCCGCGGTACGCCGGCACTTGTGCAACTCTTCGTCATCTACTTCGGTTTCCCCGACGTGGGATACCAGCCCACGCCTTTCGAGGCAGCGATCCTCGGGCTTGGTATGAATGGGGCCGCCTATCTCTCCGAAATCTACAGGGCCGGAATCGAGTCGATCCATCGCGGCCAAATGGAGGCGGCCTTGTCACTCGGCATGACACCTACACGGGCCATGCGGTACATCGTGTTGCCGCAAGCTATTCGCACCATGTTGCCGCCGATGACCAATTTCGCCATCGTACTCCTGAAGGACACGGCCATCGTTTTTGCTGTTGGCGTGCTTGAAGTCATGGCGCTAGCACGCCAGCTTGTCACTGAGACGCTTCAAAGCGCTCCCATCTATTTGATGGCAGGGGCAATGTATTTGTGCGTAACCATTCCCATGGCGCGGCTCGCGGCCCGGCTCGAGCGCCAGCGCCAGGCCTGGCAATAG
- a CDS encoding amino acid ABC transporter ATP-binding protein: protein MSKAGNGAAGAQPLLKIEDLHKKFGDLTVLSGVNLEVKRGEKISIIGPSGSGKTTLLRCINYLEKPTAGHIYIEGSLVGEKKVGDRYVHLSDRELAKERQEIGFVFQRFNLFPHLTALGNVTVAPMRVFGHSREVAEARGREVLQKVGLGHKINEYPERLSGGQQQRVAIARVLAMQPKLMLFDEATSALDPELIGEVLRVMRQLAEEGATMVIVTHEIQFAGEVSDRVIFMDHGKVVEQGSPREVLLKPREARTREFLKHIQDR, encoded by the coding sequence ATGAGCAAAGCGGGCAATGGCGCGGCTGGAGCGCAGCCACTGCTGAAGATCGAGGACCTGCACAAGAAATTCGGCGATCTGACCGTTCTAAGCGGCGTCAACCTCGAGGTAAAGCGGGGCGAGAAGATATCGATTATCGGGCCGAGCGGGTCGGGCAAGACGACGCTCCTTCGGTGCATCAACTATCTGGAAAAACCCACTGCTGGCCACATTTACATCGAAGGCAGTCTGGTAGGTGAGAAGAAGGTGGGCGACCGTTACGTCCACCTCAGCGACCGCGAACTCGCCAAGGAGCGCCAGGAAATCGGCTTCGTCTTCCAGCGCTTCAACCTGTTTCCGCATCTGACGGCGCTCGGAAACGTGACGGTCGCGCCCATGCGGGTGTTTGGCCACTCGCGCGAGGTGGCTGAAGCGCGCGGCCGCGAGGTGCTGCAAAAAGTAGGCCTTGGCCACAAGATCAACGAATATCCCGAGCGCCTGTCGGGTGGCCAGCAACAGCGCGTAGCCATTGCCCGCGTGCTCGCAATGCAGCCCAAACTCATGCTGTTCGACGAGGCGACCTCCGCCCTTGATCCCGAACTCATCGGCGAGGTGCTGCGCGTCATGCGCCAGCTTGCCGAAGAGGGCGCCACCATGGTGATCGTCACTCACGAAATCCAATTCGCCGGCGAAGTGTCGGACCGGGTGATCTTTATGGACCATGGAAAAGTCGTCGAACAAGGCTCGCCTCGGGAGGTGCTGCTCAAACCGCGTGAAGCACGAACCCGCGAGTTTCTCAAGCACATTCAAGACCGCTGA
- a CDS encoding ABC transporter substrate-binding protein yields the protein MTTNPRKKSVTSKLLFLGVAVASAAFLAVLGAGMAQAEPKTLEAGKLTIGMNGDMPMTQLKDGVLSGTDGEIMTWVAGKIGLTPNVVQMDWAALIEATKQGKLDVMHGAMGWIEPRTKIMILSEPIYYFGTLLAQKDENNFTTFADMKGRKVGTVTGFTLVPELKAVEGIGEVKLYDTSDGVMQDLNAGRIDMAILDPPLVQYAIFQHPEWKLKQLPVTPEPDKYPIMSGKYNVIFGINKNEPELAEAINGAIMQVWKDCLNVKAMTKYGLGDKSWFIPPEKNPRIGVDREEGYKAPSADHCF from the coding sequence ATGACCACCAATCCACGCAAGAAATCCGTCACAAGCAAGCTTCTCTTTTTGGGTGTAGCAGTGGCCTCCGCCGCTTTCTTGGCCGTGTTGGGCGCCGGCATGGCTCAGGCAGAGCCGAAGACGCTTGAAGCAGGCAAACTCACCATCGGAATGAATGGTGACATGCCCATGACGCAGCTGAAGGATGGCGTGCTAAGCGGCACGGACGGCGAAATCATGACCTGGGTCGCCGGCAAGATCGGCCTCACCCCCAACGTCGTCCAGATGGACTGGGCGGCGCTCATCGAAGCCACCAAGCAGGGCAAACTCGATGTGATGCACGGCGCCATGGGCTGGATCGAACCTCGCACCAAGATCATGATCCTGAGCGAGCCCATCTATTATTTCGGCACCCTCCTGGCCCAAAAGGACGAAAACAACTTCACCACTTTCGCCGACATGAAGGGCCGTAAGGTCGGCACGGTGACCGGCTTCACCCTCGTTCCCGAACTCAAGGCTGTCGAGGGGATCGGTGAAGTCAAGCTCTACGATACCTCTGACGGCGTAATGCAGGATCTCAACGCCGGCCGCATCGACATGGCGATCCTTGACCCGCCGCTTGTACAATATGCGATCTTTCAGCATCCGGAATGGAAGCTGAAGCAACTGCCGGTGACACCTGAACCGGACAAGTATCCCATAATGTCAGGCAAGTACAATGTGATATTCGGCATCAACAAGAATGAGCCGGAGCTCGCCGAGGCCATCAACGGGGCGATCATGCAGGTGTGGAAGGACTGCCTGAACGTAAAGGCGATGACCAAGTACGGCCTGGGGGACAAGTCGTGGTTCATCCCACCAGAGAAGAATCCGCGCATCGGCGTGGACCGCGAGGAGGGTTACAAGGCGCCAAGCGCCGATCACTGCTTCTGA
- a CDS encoding FAD-dependent oxidoreductase, which yields MPRDPRHDPLFVPIAIGPKILKNRFFQVPQCTGAGVERPGANAMHREVKAEGGWAGICTEACMIHPETDQPVAIVSSLFDEGDVINHRHMVDSVHKWDALAGVELCHAGGLSNNLGSRYVSPAAHQFATPWIPQVNTYEAEDSDLARIVVMFEEAAKRAIDAGFDILYLHGTHGALPMQMLSRYHNRRQGRYGGDFAGRARLWVEILEALRRAGGGQCAVATRISIDQLSGSAGLEATDDGIRFVDYVTGLGLVDLWDVNISSLEEWGEDAGPSRFYKSNHQAPWTREVKRVAKVPVVGVGRFTDPDEMVRVLRSGQYDIIGCARPSIADPWLPRKVDEGRADEIAECIGCNQCIARFEYGVPIVCTQNPTALEEYRRGWHPERFAPRSGDEEILIVGAGPAGLECARVLGRRGYSAHLIEAEPELGGHLRNIATLPGLAEWFRVVSYREAELRRLGSIEVLRGTGRATTQEVLDFGCAKVVLATGAKWNGDGRGPACPDPIPGIDAGLPGFVTPEQLFAGKEVADSVAVLDSDGYFMGVSLAELLANRGKKVTLVTLFDRVAPYTDFTLEGPNLRRMLREKGIVSRVGIWVERAESGSRTVLQLYDVYRDGWKRTDSPSLGALPRRAGKETDSLAFDTVVLCTGRHSDNSLYRDLAARKAEWTEKGIIGVYRAGDCLAPRYIADAVFDGHRMGREIDSADPQRPHAIIRERPLWGGETWPKLNDPVSLR from the coding sequence ATGCCACGCGATCCCCGCCACGACCCTCTTTTCGTGCCGATCGCCATCGGCCCGAAAATTCTGAAGAACCGTTTCTTCCAGGTGCCGCAGTGCACGGGCGCAGGCGTCGAACGGCCGGGCGCCAATGCCATGCATCGCGAGGTCAAGGCCGAAGGCGGCTGGGCCGGCATCTGCACCGAGGCCTGCATGATCCACCCCGAAACCGACCAGCCCGTCGCCATCGTGAGCAGCCTGTTCGATGAGGGCGATGTCATCAATCACCGCCACATGGTCGACAGCGTACACAAGTGGGACGCACTGGCGGGTGTCGAATTGTGTCATGCCGGTGGCCTCTCCAACAATCTGGGCAGCCGTTATGTGTCGCCCGCCGCGCACCAGTTCGCGACGCCCTGGATCCCGCAGGTCAACACCTATGAAGCCGAGGACAGCGACCTCGCTCGCATCGTGGTGATGTTCGAGGAAGCTGCAAAGCGGGCTATCGATGCGGGCTTCGACATCCTTTACCTGCACGGTACCCACGGCGCGCTCCCGATGCAGATGCTGTCGCGCTATCACAACAGACGCCAGGGCCGCTATGGCGGGGACTTCGCCGGTCGCGCGCGATTGTGGGTCGAAATTCTCGAGGCGTTGCGTCGCGCGGGCGGCGGCCAGTGTGCGGTGGCCACGCGGATTTCGATTGATCAACTCTCGGGCTCCGCGGGCCTCGAGGCGACAGATGACGGCATTCGCTTCGTCGATTATGTGACGGGACTCGGGCTCGTCGATCTGTGGGACGTCAATATCAGCAGCCTTGAGGAATGGGGCGAGGACGCTGGGCCGTCGCGCTTCTACAAATCGAACCATCAGGCGCCCTGGACGCGCGAGGTAAAGCGCGTCGCCAAGGTGCCGGTCGTCGGCGTCGGCCGCTTCACCGATCCCGACGAGATGGTGCGTGTCCTGCGTTCGGGCCAGTATGACATCATCGGCTGTGCGAGGCCCTCGATCGCTGATCCCTGGCTGCCGCGCAAAGTCGACGAGGGCCGCGCCGACGAAATCGCCGAATGCATTGGCTGCAACCAGTGTATTGCGCGCTTCGAATATGGCGTGCCCATCGTCTGCACCCAGAATCCCACAGCGCTCGAGGAATACCGCCGCGGCTGGCATCCCGAACGCTTTGCGCCCAGGAGTGGCGATGAAGAGATCCTGATCGTGGGCGCCGGCCCCGCCGGCCTCGAATGCGCACGCGTGCTCGGCAGACGCGGTTACAGTGCGCATCTGATCGAGGCGGAACCTGAATTGGGCGGACATTTACGCAATATCGCAACACTCCCGGGTCTTGCCGAATGGTTTCGCGTTGTGAGCTATCGCGAGGCTGAACTGCGCCGGCTTGGAAGTATCGAGGTGCTGCGCGGGACCGGGCGGGCGACGACGCAGGAGGTGCTCGACTTTGGCTGTGCCAAGGTCGTGCTGGCGACTGGTGCGAAATGGAACGGCGATGGCCGGGGGCCGGCCTGTCCCGATCCCATACCCGGCATCGATGCGGGCCTGCCGGGCTTCGTGACGCCAGAACAGCTCTTCGCCGGCAAGGAGGTCGCCGACAGCGTGGCCGTCCTCGACAGCGACGGCTATTTCATGGGCGTGAGCCTTGCCGAATTGCTGGCCAATCGCGGTAAGAAGGTGACCCTCGTCACGCTTTTCGATCGCGTGGCGCCCTACACTGATTTCACCCTCGAAGGCCCCAATCTTCGCCGGATGTTGCGCGAGAAGGGCATTGTCTCACGAGTAGGGATTTGGGTGGAGCGGGCAGAGAGCGGATCGCGGACGGTGCTCCAGCTCTACGACGTTTATCGCGACGGCTGGAAACGAACCGACAGCCCGAGCCTTGGTGCACTTCCCCGCCGCGCCGGCAAGGAGACCGATTCGCTCGCCTTTGATACCGTCGTACTGTGCACCGGCCGGCATTCCGACAATTCCCTCTATCGCGATCTGGCGGCACGCAAGGCGGAATGGACGGAAAAGGGGATCATCGGCGTCTATCGGGCCGGAGACTGCCTCGCCCCGCGCTATATCGCCGATGCCGTATTCGACGGACACCGCATGGGGCGCGAGATCGACTCCGCCGATCCACAGCGGCCGCACGCCATCATTCGCGAGCGCCCCCTATGGGGCGGCGAAACATGGCCGAAGCTCAATGACCCAGTTTCCCTGAGATGA
- a CDS encoding SDR family NAD(P)-dependent oxidoreductase produces MGRLAGKIALVTGGASGIGRAGCELMAREGACVVTADLDTGGASVVASGIEAEGYIARACRVDVRNSQSVREMVAFVIAEFGQIDILFHNAVSVPLVNNCDRRITELPEETWHQIVDLVLNGTFLTAKYVAQHMLSRKAGSIILTATVDALIGTAGIDAYTAAKGGVVSLTRSMATGLSPEGVRVNAICPGFVATPHQSVFMDKPAEREKIERMHLMGIMSPEDIATFAIFLASDEARRITGGIYTADSGYTAFKSQIDLASVFQR; encoded by the coding sequence ATGGGTCGACTGGCTGGAAAAATAGCGCTCGTTACCGGCGGCGCATCGGGGATCGGCAGAGCGGGCTGTGAGTTGATGGCACGCGAAGGTGCGTGCGTTGTCACGGCTGATCTCGACACGGGCGGTGCATCTGTCGTCGCATCAGGGATCGAGGCAGAGGGATATATCGCCCGCGCCTGCCGCGTCGATGTCCGGAATAGTCAGTCGGTGCGCGAAATGGTTGCTTTCGTGATCGCCGAATTTGGCCAGATCGATATTCTTTTTCACAATGCGGTCTCGGTGCCGCTGGTCAACAACTGCGATCGGCGCATCACTGAATTGCCGGAGGAGACCTGGCACCAGATCGTCGATCTCGTGCTCAACGGAACGTTCCTCACCGCAAAATACGTCGCTCAGCATATGCTGTCGCGCAAGGCGGGATCGATCATTCTCACCGCTACTGTCGATGCGCTGATCGGCACCGCCGGGATCGACGCCTATACCGCCGCCAAGGGCGGGGTCGTTTCGCTCACTCGCTCCATGGCAACGGGACTCTCTCCCGAAGGCGTGCGTGTCAATGCAATCTGTCCAGGCTTTGTCGCGACCCCGCATCAGAGCGTCTTCATGGACAAACCCGCCGAGCGCGAAAAGATCGAGCGCATGCATCTCATGGGCATCATGAGCCCTGAGGACATTGCCACATTCGCGATCTTTCTTGCTTCCGACGAGGCGCGCCGTATCACCGGGGGGATCTATACGGCCGATTCGGGCTACACTGCTTTCAAGAGCCAGATCGACCTCGCCAGCGTCTTTCAGAGGTGA